AGCGACAGCGTCTCGACCCGCTTGTCGCGAATCAGCGCCTGCGCGAGCTTGGCGTCGCCCTGCACCACGTTGACAAGGTCGAACACCACCCGCCGCTCCGCTCCCATGATCAGGTCGAGATTGCGCAACCCGACATCGAAATCGACGACAACGACATTCTGTCCCGCCTGCGCCAGCGCCGCGCCCAGCGCCGCCGATGACGTTGTCTTGCCGACGCCGCCCTTGCCCGATGTAACGACCAGAACCTTCGACATAGCGTGCTTCCCTAATCCAGCGCCGCGAGGCGCAATTCCTTGTCGTCCAGCCAGATCTGCACGGCTTTGCCCTGCAACCCATGACCCCAGTGATCTGCCGTACGGTACAACCCGTCGATCGCGAGCAGTTCCGCCGCCAGTTTCGAACAGAAAATCCGCGCATCGGCCCCGCCGAGCAACCCGGCCACCGCCCGCCCACGCAGGGTGCCATACACGTGAATCGAGCCTCCGGCGATGATCTCCGCCCCGGACGACACCGGCCCGATCACAGTGACATCGCCCTCCTCGAAAACGACTGATTGCCCGGACCGGACCGGGCGGTTGATCAGAAGCGAAGGTCGCCGCTCCACGGTGGCGGCTTCAGGTTCGACAACTGATTCGACTCCGACTGGCTCGATCGTCTCCGGTACGTCAATGAACTTATCCGGCCTGCCTTCCCGCCCGGGTGCGGCCAACGTCGCGCCGAACCACGGCGTTCCGCGCAGCAACGCCATGTCGACCCCTTCGACCCCGATGATCCGCAGGTCGCGGGCCTCCAGCGCAGCCAGAATTGTCGCCGGATCGTCATCGGCCTCGGTCATCGCTGCCAGATTGACCACGACCGGCCGGTCCACGAAAAATCCCGCCGAACGCGCCATCTGCTGGTCGAGCGCTGCCAGCCATGCCTCGAACGGCGGCTCGGGCACCACGATCAACGCCATGAACGAGCGCCCGCGGATTCGAATGGTCGGTAGCGGAATTGTCATGTTCGACACGCTCAGCACGTAGCGGTCCCGGCTTCACCCCGTCAACAACGGAGTGAAATTTTGATCGCGATTTTCAAAAACATGTTTACGATTCAATGACTTTACCAACCGATCACGCACCGCTCCCGCCATGTGCTCGACTCGCAGCCCATTGTGCTCTCACCGGATCAATCCTGAGGCGACCGCACGCGCCCGGCTGGCCGCGATAGAGCGGCTTACGGCAATTGCCGCCTCCAGCGCCAACCGCCCGGCCGCCGCCCCGACCAGAACCGGCGCACCATCAAGACAGGCTGCATGGAACGCGGCATGTTCCGCCGCCAGCGCGTCATGATCCTCCCACGATGCCGTCTCCAGCCCGAATTCCTCGAAACCCGGCAGTTTCATACCCCGGTCCCGCCCGATCAGCGTGAGCTTCTTCGCCGCGAAATCGACCGTGAGATATCCCGCTTCCGAAAATATCCGCATTTTCCGTTCGGTCTTCAACGAAATCCGGCTTGCGGTAATGGTCGCCACGCACCCATCGGCAAAATGCACCCGCGCGTTGGCGATATCGTCATGCGCGCTGGCGACCGCCGCACCTACCGCGTCAACGCTCTCGATCGTCTGCCCCACCAAGGCCAGCACCAGATCCAGATCATGGATCATCAGATCCAGAATGACCGAAACATCAGTGCCGCGCGGCTTGAACGGCGCCACCCGCACCGCTTCGATGTATAATGGCC
This sequence is a window from Acidiphilium acidophilum. Protein-coding genes within it:
- the minC gene encoding septum site-determining protein MinC, with the translated sequence MTIPLPTIRIRGRSFMALIVVPEPPFEAWLAALDQQMARSAGFFVDRPVVVNLAAMTEADDDPATILAALEARDLRIIGVEGVDMALLRGTPWFGATLAAPGREGRPDKFIDVPETIEPVGVESVVEPEAATVERRPSLLINRPVRSGQSVVFEEGDVTVIGPVSSGAEIIAGGSIHVYGTLRGRAVAGLLGGADARIFCSKLAAELLAIDGLYRTADHWGHGLQGKAVQIWLDDKELRLAALD
- a CDS encoding Gfo/Idh/MocA family protein; this encodes MLKVGVIGAGHFGRFHALKTAAAERALLVGLHDPDAARAEQVAVEAGCAALGLDELIAAADAVIVASPADTHFSIAMRALGAGRHVLIEKPIAATLDEADELAAAAAVCGKVLQVGHLERFSAAHGAVAARMGRPLYIEAVRVAPFKPRGTDVSVILDLMIHDLDLVLALVGQTIESVDAVGAAVASAHDDIANARVHFADGCVATITASRISLKTERKMRIFSEAGYLTVDFAAKKLTLIGRDRGMKLPGFEEFGLETASWEDHDALAAEHAAFHAACLDGAPVLVGAAAGRLALEAAIAVSRSIAASRARAVASGLIR